A single Vespula vulgaris chromosome 3, iyVesVulg1.1, whole genome shotgun sequence DNA region contains:
- the LOC127062849 gene encoding platelet binding protein GspB-like isoform X33, whose translation MKILVSSLLFLVVSTTALSIQPNRVDLRRNSPINTISKIEASLGIRAQGKGAVNSGQSTAAHGGSSAVVNIGINAGGKGGVNSGKNTGAYAGSNVNAKIGLGAVVGAGVNSGKNTGAYGGSNANAKIGVATAVGAGVNSGKNTGSHGGSNANAKIGVATAVGAGVNSGKNTGSHGGSNANAKIGVATAVGAGVNSGKNTGSHGGSNANAKIGVATAVGAGVNSGKNTGGHGGSNVNAKIGIGAAGGVNARGDSKAGLGIYAGVHGGSHARADLGIKGGINAAGHGRSGSNTGANVNAGINVRTKEGSSAKASIGINAGVNVGAHGRSNAGAKIGINTRVHAGDNRGSKAGANLGISAGLHTRWNLPSQEHNQHKNHHESHLSYIPSFHNLPKLPHIPLPHIPLPHIPLPHIPFPPFHFWSTSTTSTTTEKPCESESTSSSTSKHPIETSSSSASPSSSSPKQPSVAPSSSASPSSFNSEQPSEAPSSSVSPSSESTPCEEPSKAPSSSASPSSSSSEQPSEAPSSSASPSSSSSEQPSAAPSSSASPSSSSSEQPSEAPSSSASPSSSSSEQPSAAPSSSASPSPSSSERPSEEPSSSASPSSSSSEKPSEAPSSPASPSSSSSEQPSEASSSSASPNSESTPCEEPSEAPSSSASPSSTSSEQPSEASSSSASPSSSSSEQPSEAPSSSASPSSSSSEQPSEAPSSSASPSSSSSEQPSEATSSSASPSPSSSEQPSEAPSSSASPSPSSSEQPSEAPSSSASPSSSSSEQPSEAPSSSAAPNSESTPCEEPSEASSSSASHSSTSSEQPSEAPSSSASPSSSSSEQPSEAPSSSASPSPSSSEQPSEAPSSSASPSSSSSEQPSEAPSSSASPSSSSSEQPSEAPSSSASPSPSSSEQPSEAPSSSASPSSSSSEQPSEAPSSSAAPNSESTPCEEPSEAPSSSASPSSTSSEQPSEAPSSSASPSSSSSEQPSEAPSSSASPSSSSSEQPSEAPSSSASPSPSSSEQPSEAPSSSASPSSSSSEQPSEAPSSSAAPNSESTPCEEPSEAPSSSASPSSTSSEQPSEAPSSSASPSSSSSEQPSEAPSSSASPSSSSSEQPSEAPSSSASPSSSSSEQPSEAPSSSASPSSSSSEQPSEAPSSSASPSSSSSEQPSEAPSSSASPSPSSSEQPSEAPSSSASPSSSSSEQPSEAPSSSASPSPSSSEQPSEAPSSSASPSTSSFEQPSEAPSSSASPSSSSPEQPSEAPSSSASPISESTPCEESSKAPSSSASPSTSSSEQPSEAPSSSTSPSPSSSEQPSEEPSSSTSPSSSSSEQPSVTPSSSASPSSESTPCEDPSEAPSSSASPSSSSSEQPSEAPSSSASPNSSSSEQPSEAPSSSASPSSSSSEQPSEAPSSSASPSSSSSEQPSVAPSSSASPSSSSSEQPSEAPSSSASPSSESTPCEEPSEAPSSSASPSSSSSEQPSEAPSSSASPSSSSSDQPSEAPSSSASPSSSSSEQPSEAPSSSASPSSESTPCEEPSEAPSSSASPSSSSSEQPSEAPSSSASPSSSSSEQPSEAPSSSASPSSSSSEQPSEAPSSSASPSSSSSEQPSEAPSSSASPSPSSSEQPSEAPSSSASPSSSSSEQPSEAPSSSASPSSSSSDQPSEAPSSSASPSSSSSEQPSEAPSSSTSPSSESTPCEEPSEAPSSSASPSSSSSEQPSEAPSSSASPSSSSSEQPSEAPSSSASPSSSSSDQPSEAPSSSASPSSSSSEQPSEAPSSSASPSSESTPCEEPSEAPSSSASPSSSSSEQPSEAPSSSASPSSSSSEQPSEAPSSSASPSSSSSEQPSEAPSSSVSPSSSSSEQPSEAPSSSASPSPSSSEQPSEAPSSSASPSSSSSEQPSEAPSSSASPSPSSSEQPSEAPSSSASPSSSSSEQPSEAPSSSASPSPSSSEQPSEAPSSSASPSSSSSEQPSEAPSSSASPSSSSSEQPSEAPSSSASPSSSSSEQPSEAPSSSASPSSSSSEQPTEAPSSSASPSSSSSEQPSEAPSSSAAPSSSSSEQPSEAPSSSASPSSSSSEQPSEAPSSSASPSSESTPCEEPSEAPSSSASPSSESTPCEEPSEAPSSSASPSSSSSEQPSEAPSSSASPSSSSSEQPSEAPSSSASPTSSSSEQPSVGPSSSPSPSSDSTPCDESSEGPSSSGSPSSSSSPQPSGAPSSSASPSTDSTPWTPSTGVPYHFTNPAGRHCICY comes from the exons ATGAAGATACTCGTGTCCTCTCTACTCTTCCTTGTGGTTTCTACCACGGCCCTCTCG ATACAACCAAATCGAGTGGATCTAAGAAGAAATTCAccaataaatacaataagcaAAATTGAAGCAAGTCTAGGAATAAGAGCACAAGGAAAAGGAGCAGTGAATTCAGGACAGAGTACAGCAGCGCATGGAGGATCAAGTGCAGTCGTTAACATAGGAATAAATgcaggaggaaaaggaggagtgAATTCGGGAAAGAATACAGGAGCGTATGCAGGATCAAATGTAAACGCAAAAATAGGATTAGGTGCAGTAGTAGGAGCAGGAGTGAATTCAGGAAAGAATACAGGAGCGTATGGAGGATCAAATGCAAACGCTAAAATAGGAGTAGCTACAGCAGTAGGAGCAGGAGTGAATTCAGGAAAGAATACAGGATCGCATGGAGGATCAAATGCAAACGCTAAAATAGGAGTAGCTACAGCAGTAGGAGCAGGAGTGAATTCAGGAAAGAATACAGGATCGCATGGAGGATCAAATGCAAACGCTAAAATAGGAGTAGCTACAGCAGTAGGAGCAGGAGTGAATTCAGGAAAGAATACAGGATCGCATGGAGGATCAAATGCAAACGCTAAAATAGGAGTAGCTACAGCAGTAGGAGCAGGAGTGAATTCAGGAAAGAATACAGGAGGGCATGGAGGATCAAATGTAAACGCTAAAATAGGAATAGGTGCAGCAGGAGGAGTAAATGCGAGAGGAGACTCAAAAGCTGGTCTAGGAATATATGCAGGAGTACATGGAGGATCACATGCAAGAGCTGATTTAGGAATAAAGGGAGGAATAAATGCAGCAGGACATGGACGATCAGGTTCAAACACTGGTGCAAATGTAAATGCAGGAATAAATGtgagaacgaaagaaggatCAAGTGCAAAAGCTAGTATAGGAATAAATGCAGGAGTAAATGTGGGAGCGCATGGAAGATCAAATGCAGGAGCTAAAATAGGAATAAACACAAGAGTACATGCGGGAGATAATAGAGGATCAAAAGCAGGAGCAAATCTAGGAATAAGTGCAGGTCTACATACAAGATGGAACCTTCCCTCTCAAGAACATAACCAACACAAAAACCATCATGAATCTCATTTATCTTACATTCCCAGTTTCCATAATCTACCCAAATTACCACATATACCATTACCACATATACCATTGCCACATATACCATTACCTCATATACCATTTCCACCTTTCCACTTTTGGTCCACTAgcactacttctactactactgaAAAACCATGTGAATCTGAGTCTACTAGCTCTTCTACTTCTAAACATCCAATTGAAACATCGAGTAGCTCTGCATCGCCTAGTTCTTCCAGTCCCAAACAACCAAGCGTAGCACCAAGCAGCTCAGCCTCGCCTAGTTCCTTCAACTCTGAACAACCCAGTGAAGCACCTAGTAGTTCGGTCTCACCAAGTTCTGAATCTACCCCTTGTGAAGAACCAAGCAAAGCACCCAGCAGCTCTGCCTCACCAAGTTCTTCAAGTTCTGAACAACCTAGTGAAGCACCTAGCAGCTCTGCCTCGCCTAGTTCTTCCAGTTCTGAACAACCAAGCGCAGCACCCAGCAGCTCTGCCTCACCAAGTTCTTCAAGTTCTGAACAACCTAGTGAAGCACCTAGCAGCTCTGCCTCGCCTAGTTCTTCCAGTTCTGAACAACCAAGCGCAGCACCCAGCAGCTCTGCCTCACCAAGTCCTTCCAGTTCTGAACGACCTAGTGAAGAACCCAGCAGTTCTGCCTCACCTAGTTCTTCCAGTTCTGAAAAACCCAGTGAAGCACCCAGCAGCCCTGCCTCGCCTAGTTCTTCCAGTTCTGAACAACCAAGTGAAGCATCTAGTAGTTCGGCCTCACCAAATTCGGAATCTACTCCTTGTGAAGAACCAAGCGAAGCACCCAGCAGCTCTGCCTCGCCTAGTTCTACCAGTTCTGAACAACCTAGTGAAGCATCCAGCAGCTCTGCCTCGCCTAGTTCTTCCAGTTCTGAACAGCCCAGTGAAGCACCCAGCAGCTCTGCCTCGCCTAGTTCTTCCAGTTCTGAACAACCCAGTGAAGCACCCAGCAGCTCTGCCTCGCCTAGTTCTTCCAGTTCTGAACAACCAAGTGAAGCAACCAGCAGTTCTGCCTCACCAAGTCCTTCAAGTTCAGAACAACCAAGCGAAGCACCAAGCAGCTCTGCCTCGC CAAGTCCTTCCAGTTCAGAACAACCAAGCGAAGCACCAAGCAGCTCTGCCTCGCCTAGTTCTTCCAGTTCTGAACAACCAAGTGAAGCACCTAGTAGTTCGGCCGCACCAAATTCGGAATCTACTCCTTGTGAAGAACCAAGCGAAGCATCTAGCAGCTCTGCCTCGCATAGTTCTACTAGTTCTGAACAACCCAGTGAAGCACCCAGCAGCTCTGCCTCGCCTAGTTCTTCCAGTTCTGAACAACCCAGTGAAGCACCCAGCAGTTCTGCCTCACCCAGTCCTTCCAGTTCAGAGCAACCAAGCGAAGCACCAAGCAGCTCTGCCTCGCCTAGTTCTTCCAGTTCTGAACAACCCAGTGAAGCACCAAGCAGCTCTGCCTCACCAAGCTCTTCTAGTTCTGAACAACCAAGCGAAGCACCCAGCAGTTCTGCCTCACCAAGTCCTTCCAGTTCAGAACAACCAAGCGAAGCACCAAGCAGCTCTGCCTCGCCTAGTTCTTCCAGTTCTGAACAACCAAGTGAAGCACCTAGTAGTTCGGCCGCACCAAATTCGGAATCTACTCCTTGTGAAGAACCAAGCGAAGCACCTAGCAGCTCTGCCTCGCCCAGTTCTACTAGTTCTGAACAACCCAGTGAAGCACCCAGCAGCTCTGCCTCGCCTAGTTCTTCCAGTTCTGAACAGCCCAGTGAAGCACCCAGCAGCTCTGCCTCGCCAAGCTCTTCCAGTTCTGAACAACCAAGCGAAGCACCCAGCAGTTCTGCCTCACCAAGTCCTTCCAGTTCAGAACAACCAAGCGAAGCACCAAGCAGCTCTGCCTCGCCTAGTTCTTCCAGTTCTGAACAACCAAGTGAAGCACCTAGTAGTTCGGCCGCACCAAATTCGGAATCTACTCCTTGTGAAGAACCAAGCGAAGCACCTAGCAGCTCTGCCTCGCCCAGTTCTACTAGTTCTGAACAACCCAGTGAAGCACCCAGCAGCTCTGCCTCGCCTAGTTCTTCCAGTTCTGAACAGCCCAGTGAAGCACCCAGCAGCTCTGCCTCGCCAAGTTCTTCCAGTTCTGAACAACCCAGTGAAGCACCCAGCAGCTCTGCCTCGCCAAGTTCTTCCAGTTCTGAACAACCCAGTGAAGCACCCAGCAGCTCGGCCTCGCCTAGTTCTTCCAGTTCTGAACAACCCAGTGAAGCACCCAGCAGCTCTGCCTCACCAAGCTCTTCCAGTTCTGAACAACCAAGCGAAGCACCCAGCAGTTCTGCCTCACCGAGTCCTTCCAGTTCAGAACAACCAAGCGAAGCACCAAGCAGCTCTGCCTCGCCTAGTTCTTCCAGTTCTGAACAACCAAGTGAAGCAC CCAGCAGTTCTGCCTCACCAAGTCCTTCCAGTTCAGAACAACCAAGCGAAGCACCAAGCAGCTCTGCCTCACCTAGTACTTCCAGTTTTGAACAACCCAGTGAAGCACCCAGCAGCTCTGCCTCGCCTAGTTCTTCGAGTCCTGAACAACCCAGTGAAGCACCTAGTAGCTCTGCCTCGCCAATTTCTGAATCTACTCCTTGTGAAGAATCAAGCAAAGCACCCAGCAGTTCTGCTTCACCAAGTACTTCCAGTTCTGAACAACCAAGTGAAGCACCCAGCAGCTCTACTTCACCTAGTCCTTCCAGTTCTGAACAACCTAGTGAAGAACCCAGCAGCTCTACCTCGCCTAGTTCTTCCAGTTCTGAACAACCGAGCGTAACACCTAGTAGTTCGGCCTCACCAAGTTCTGAATCTACCCCTTGTGAAGATCCGAGCGAAGCACCCAGCAGCTCGGCTTCACCAAGTTCTTCCAGTTCTGAACAACCCAGTGAAGCACCAAGCAGCTCTGCCTCACCTAATTCTTCCAGTTCTGAACAACCCAGTGAAGCACCAAGCAGCTCTGCCTCACCTAGTTCTTCCAGTTCTGAACAACCCAGTGAAGCACCCAGCAGCTCTGCCTCGCCAAGTTCTTCTAGTTCTGAACAACCGAGCGTAGCACCTAGTAGTTCTGCCTCACCAAGTTCTTCCAGTTCTGAACAACCAAGTGAAGCACCCAGCAGCTCTGCCTCACCAAGTTCTGAATCTACCCCTTGTGAAGAACCAAGCGAAGCTCCCAGTAGCTCGGCCTCACCAAGTTCCTCCAGTTCTGAACAACCAAGTGAAGCACCCAGCAGCTCTGCCTCTC CAAGTTCTTCCAGTTCCGATCAACCAAGCGAAGCTCCCAGTAGCTCTGCCTCACCAAGTTCTTCTAGTTCTGAACAACCTAGTGAAGCACCCAGCAGCTCTGCCTCACCAAGTTCTGAATCTACCCCTTGTGAAGAACCAAGCGAAGCACCCAGCAGCTCTGCCTCGCCTAGTTCTTCCAGTTCTGAACAGCCCAGTGAAGCACCCAGCAGCTCTGCCTCGCCAAGTTCTTCCAGTTCTGAACAACCCAGTGAAGCACCCAGCAGCTCGGCCTCGCCTAGTTCTTCCAGTTCTGAACAACCCAGTGAAGCACCCAGCAGCTCTGCCTCACCAAGCTCTTCCAGTTCTGAACAACCAAGCGAAGCACCCAGCAGTTCTGCCTCACCAAGTCCTTCCAGTTCTGAACAACCAAGCGAAGCACCCAGCAGCTCTGCCTCACCTAGTTCTTCCAGTTCTGAACAACCAAGTGAAGCACCCAGCAGCTCTGCCTCACCAAGTTCTTCCAGTTCCGATCAACCAAGCGAAGCTCCCAGTAGCTCTGCCTCACCAAGTTCTTCCAGTTCTGAACAACCAAGTGAAGCACCCAGCAGCTCTACCTCACCAAGTTCTGAATCTACCCCTTGTGAAGAACCAAGCGAAGCACCCAGCAGCTCTGCCTCGCCTAGTTCTTCCAGTTCTGAGCAGCCCAGTGAAGCACCCAGCAGCTCTGCCTCGCCAAGTTCTTCCAGTTCTGAACAACCCAGTGAAGCACCCAGCAGCTCGGCCTCGCCTAGTTCTTCCAGTTCCGATCAACCAAGCGAAGCTCCCAGTAGCTCTGCCTCACCAAGTTCTTCCAGTTCTGAACAACCAAGTGAAGCACCCAGCAGCTCTGCCTCACCAAGTTCTGAATCTACCCCTTGTGAAGAACCAAGCGAAGCACCCAGCAGCTCTGCCTCGCCTAGTTCTTCCAGTTCTGAACAACCCAGTGAAGCACCCAGCAGCTCTGCCTCGCCTAGTTCTTCCAGTTCTGAACAACCCAGTGAAGCACCCAGCAGCTCTGCCTCACCAAGCTCTTCCAGTTCTGAACAACCAAGCGAAGCACCCAGCAGTTCTGTCTCACCAAGCTCTTCCAGTTCTGAACAACCAAGCGAAGCACCCAGCAGTTCTGCCTCACCAAGTCCTTCCAGTTCTGAACAACCAAGCGAAGCACCCAGCAGCTCTGCCTCAC CAAGCTCTTCCAGTTCTGAACAACCAAGCGAAGCACCCAGCAGTTCTGCCTCACCAAGTCCTTCCAGTTCTGAACAACCAAGCGAAGCACCCAGCAGTTCTGCCTCACCAAGCTCTTCCAGTTCTGAACAACCAAGCGAAGCACCCAGCAGTTCTGCCTCACCAAGTCCTTCCAGTTCTGAACAACCAAGCGAAGCACCCAGCAGTTCTGCCTCGCCTAGTTCTTCCAGTTCTGAACAACCCAGTGAAGCACCCAGCAGCTCTGCCTCACCAAGCTCTTCCAGTTCTGAACAACCAAGCGAAGCACCCAGCAGTTCTGCCTCACCAAGCTCTTCCAGTTCTGAGCAACCAAGCGAAGCACCAAGCAGCTCGGCCTCGCCTAGTTCCTCCAGTTCTGAACAACCAACTGAAGCACCCAGCAGCTCTGCCTCGCCTAGTTCTTCCAGTTCTGAACAACCAAGTGAAGCTCCCAGTAGCTCTGCCGCGCCTAGTTCTTCCAGTTCTGAACAACCAAGTGAAGCTCCCAGTAGCTCTGCCTCACCAAGTTCTTCCAGTTCTGAACAACCAAGTGAAGCACCCAGCAGCTCTGCCTCACCAAGTTCTGAATCTACCCCTTGTGAAGAACCAAGCGAAGCAC CCAGCAGCTCTGCCTCACCAAGTTCTGAATCTACCCCTTGTGAAGAACCAAGCGAAGCACCCAGCAGCTCGGCCTCGCCTAGTTCTTCCAGTTCTGAACAACCAAGCGAAGCACCCAGCAGCTCTGCCTCACCTAGTTCTTCCAGTTCTGAGCAACCAAGCGAAGCTCCCAGCAGCTCTGCCTCACCAACTTCTTCCAGTTCTGAACAACCTAGTGTAGGACCTAGTAGTTCGCCCTCACCAAGTTCTGACTCTACTCCTTGTGATGAATCAAGCGAAGGACCAAGCAGTTCTGGCTCCCCTAGTTCTTCCAGTTCTCCCCAACCGAGCGGAGCACCAAGTAGTTCTGCCTCACCAAGTACTGATTCCACCCCTTGGACCCCATCGACTGGTGTACCTTACCACTTTACGAATCCTGCCGGTCGACATTGCATTTgctattga